In Horticoccus luteus, the following proteins share a genomic window:
- a CDS encoding peptidoglycan D,D-transpeptidase FtsI family protein: MQKNLESSESGSLLETHKGSDPRILFFYPVIFGLLAILAGGLFYQQLLNAGAHQDRERMQNQRRILVPGPRGSIYDRNGQLLVGSRPRFSVVLYLDELRSEFRRQFIEIRKAYRRGGDAQMPNSSQMEQIARATVVQRYLDQVNEILGRHEKVSVKDVQDHFEGQLLLPYTLVDGLEPTEYARLLERLPVQSPLQLYTSSARYYPYGSAAAHTLGYVGTDPDVSAEGFPGDDLTTFNMKGAIGRDGLEKTFDAQLEGKAGGTIFRVDHFGYKVTPPIARRLPVQGHSLTTSLDIDLQLAAEQKLHETNTPGAAVALDVRTGEVLVLASVPDYDLREFSPRLSFAAAADIKERQAWANRAISSAYPPGSTFKILTTIAALRSGSITPDQPIVDCEGVLHKFGRGFVCYNGRGHHGEVLLPDAIASSCDIFFYEAGWRTTPDRLAEEARRFHLGRPTGIQLPYETSRMVIPDPAWKQKHIGAAWYPGDTANMAIGQGYVLVTPLEMACFAASVARGEVFTKPTLLHDPHAPTQHTEPIGLTPEQRQALIAGMVGVTQPPHGTARVLTTLESLRVPGVEIAGKTGTAQIPGNKNVAWFICFAPAQNPEIAIAVAIEGDTAGEEFSGGIYSAPVASRILQTYFKKKAAGAATRTASPFTLR, from the coding sequence ATGCAGAAGAACCTCGAGTCTTCCGAGAGCGGGTCACTCCTCGAAACCCACAAGGGCTCCGATCCGCGCATCCTGTTTTTTTACCCGGTCATCTTCGGCCTCCTCGCGATCCTCGCCGGCGGCCTCTTTTATCAACAACTCCTCAACGCCGGCGCGCATCAGGATCGCGAGCGCATGCAGAATCAGCGCCGCATCCTCGTCCCCGGCCCGCGCGGCAGCATTTACGATCGCAACGGCCAGTTGCTCGTCGGCAGCCGCCCACGGTTTTCCGTTGTCCTCTACCTTGACGAGCTCCGTTCCGAATTCCGCCGGCAGTTCATCGAGATTCGCAAGGCCTACCGCCGCGGCGGCGATGCCCAGATGCCCAACAGCTCCCAGATGGAGCAGATCGCTCGCGCCACCGTCGTCCAACGCTACCTCGATCAGGTCAACGAAATCCTCGGCCGCCACGAGAAGGTCAGCGTCAAGGACGTGCAGGATCACTTCGAGGGCCAGCTCCTCCTGCCCTACACGCTCGTCGACGGCCTCGAGCCCACCGAATACGCGCGCCTGCTCGAGCGCCTGCCCGTGCAGTCCCCCCTCCAGCTCTACACGTCCAGCGCGCGATATTATCCGTATGGCTCCGCCGCCGCGCACACGCTCGGCTACGTCGGCACCGATCCCGATGTCTCGGCCGAGGGTTTTCCGGGCGACGATCTCACCACCTTCAACATGAAGGGCGCCATCGGTCGCGACGGCCTCGAAAAAACCTTCGACGCCCAACTCGAAGGCAAGGCCGGCGGCACCATCTTTCGTGTCGATCATTTCGGCTACAAAGTCACGCCGCCGATCGCCCGCCGGCTCCCCGTCCAAGGCCATTCGCTCACCACCTCGCTCGACATCGACCTCCAGCTCGCCGCCGAGCAAAAACTCCACGAAACCAACACCCCCGGCGCTGCCGTCGCCCTCGACGTCCGCACCGGCGAAGTCCTCGTCCTCGCGAGCGTGCCGGATTACGACCTGCGCGAATTTTCGCCCCGGTTGAGCTTCGCCGCCGCCGCGGACATCAAGGAGCGCCAGGCCTGGGCCAACCGCGCCATCAGCTCCGCCTACCCGCCCGGTTCCACGTTCAAGATTCTCACGACCATCGCCGCCCTGCGCAGCGGATCGATCACGCCCGATCAGCCCATCGTCGATTGCGAAGGCGTCCTCCACAAATTCGGCCGCGGCTTCGTCTGTTACAACGGCCGTGGCCACCACGGCGAGGTCTTGCTCCCCGACGCCATCGCTTCGAGCTGCGACATCTTTTTCTACGAAGCTGGCTGGCGCACCACGCCTGATCGTCTCGCCGAGGAGGCCCGCCGTTTCCACCTCGGCCGGCCCACCGGTATCCAACTGCCGTACGAGACCAGCCGCATGGTCATCCCCGATCCCGCGTGGAAACAAAAACACATCGGCGCCGCCTGGTATCCCGGCGACACCGCCAACATGGCCATCGGTCAGGGCTACGTCCTCGTCACCCCGCTCGAGATGGCCTGCTTCGCCGCCTCCGTCGCGCGCGGCGAGGTCTTCACCAAGCCCACGCTGCTCCACGATCCGCACGCCCCCACGCAACACACCGAACCCATCGGCCTGACGCCTGAGCAACGTCAGGCGTTGATCGCCGGCATGGTGGGTGTCACTCAGCCGCCCCACGGCACCGCCCGCGTCCTCACCACGCTCGAAAGTCTTCGTGTCCCGGGCGTCGAGATCGCCGGCAAAACCGGCACCGCCCAGATTCCCGGCAACAAAAACGTCGCGTGGTTCATCTGCTTCGCCCCCGCGCAAAACCCCGAGATCGCCATCGCCGTCGCCATCGAGGGCGACACCGCCGGCGAGGAATTCAGCGGCGGCATTTACTCCGCGCCCGTCGCCAGCCGCATCCTCCAGACTTACTTCAAGAAAAAAGCCGCCGGCGCCGCCACGCGCACCGCGAGCCCGTTTACGCTGCGTTGA
- a CDS encoding DUF3488 and transglutaminase-like domain-containing protein — MASRRPQLDAAELQQVRWLLGGALTLLGVWPALLLDTGAEPLAVVTLLLVAAATRWPTLPGRVPRLAHAFAFPVIVTWFVLDLLLTGELLAAMVRLDLLLLLYRGVTYRQRRDDLQIVVLGLFVIVVGGVLSVSIAFAAQVLAFTACALALLFVLTLSGPGREDAGRAWTQVHWGRLARRVGAVWHWRMAVWGGALLAGLVVLAAGLFLVIPRFQLENSLFLERFITKKARTGFSDTIRFGDVTEIQEDNSAALRVDVANAQRLPAVPYWRMVVLDEYRDGTFRLSALLRRAAFERERTRMAIDGPATHGEAPWTFYLEAGVSRFLALPGDFGRVQFREPQNVRGSRELRVVALRDEPVTMTAYRVEDVNLAGWLPDEAFAQQWRAERATALVRTMRQVQLSAADQAAVQRALIASGAEAHLPVEEWSRRACAWLAREHAYSLRPTIPSGAGDPLVRWLASKEGGHCELFAGSLVVMAREAGLAARVITGFKGGGWNGYSGNFTVRNADAHAWCEVFDPARGGWLRVDPTPGGTNAGLGTDALGPVAARRIDRSWAARFDSLRVFWYRRIVSFDQTAQVETLRALKTRTQDAGRALRAWLENAGRTLRRWASAPWTPGRAGRWIGGVVALATAGWAMRRGWRAWRRGSQRGNPVRQEAGRWLARVGSIAGGREEEMAPLIGELQRLRFGPEADGPEAERTFKRARQVWRRRGARVNAA; from the coding sequence ATGGCATCACGACGGCCACAGCTTGACGCGGCGGAGTTGCAGCAAGTGCGCTGGCTGCTGGGCGGCGCGTTGACGCTGCTGGGCGTGTGGCCGGCGCTGCTGCTGGACACGGGCGCGGAGCCGCTGGCGGTGGTGACGCTGCTGCTGGTGGCGGCGGCGACGAGGTGGCCGACGCTGCCGGGGCGAGTGCCGCGGCTGGCGCATGCGTTCGCGTTTCCCGTGATCGTGACGTGGTTCGTGCTGGATCTCCTGCTGACGGGAGAGTTGCTGGCGGCGATGGTGCGGCTGGATCTGCTGCTGCTGCTCTACCGCGGGGTAACGTATCGGCAGCGTCGGGACGATCTGCAGATCGTGGTGCTGGGACTGTTCGTCATCGTGGTGGGAGGCGTGCTGAGCGTATCGATCGCGTTTGCGGCGCAGGTGCTGGCGTTCACGGCGTGCGCGCTGGCGCTGCTGTTCGTGCTGACGTTGAGCGGACCGGGGCGGGAAGACGCGGGGCGGGCCTGGACGCAGGTGCACTGGGGGCGGCTGGCGCGGCGCGTCGGCGCGGTGTGGCACTGGCGCATGGCGGTGTGGGGCGGGGCGTTGCTGGCGGGACTGGTGGTGCTGGCGGCGGGGCTGTTTCTGGTGATCCCGCGGTTTCAACTGGAGAACAGCTTGTTTCTCGAGCGGTTCATCACGAAGAAGGCGCGCACGGGTTTTTCGGATACGATCCGATTCGGCGACGTGACGGAAATCCAGGAGGACAACAGCGCGGCGCTGCGAGTGGACGTGGCGAATGCGCAGCGACTGCCGGCGGTGCCGTATTGGCGGATGGTGGTCCTCGACGAATACCGGGACGGGACTTTCCGGTTATCGGCGCTGCTGCGGCGGGCGGCGTTTGAACGGGAGCGGACGCGCATGGCGATCGACGGACCGGCGACGCACGGGGAGGCGCCGTGGACGTTTTATCTGGAGGCGGGCGTGAGCCGCTTCCTCGCGTTGCCGGGCGATTTCGGGCGGGTGCAATTTCGGGAGCCGCAGAACGTGCGGGGCAGCCGGGAACTGCGCGTGGTGGCGTTGCGCGACGAGCCGGTGACGATGACGGCCTATCGCGTGGAGGACGTGAACCTCGCGGGCTGGCTGCCGGACGAGGCGTTTGCGCAGCAATGGCGGGCGGAGCGGGCGACGGCGCTGGTGCGCACGATGCGGCAGGTGCAGTTGAGCGCGGCCGATCAGGCGGCGGTGCAACGGGCGTTGATCGCGAGCGGCGCGGAGGCGCATCTGCCGGTGGAAGAGTGGTCGCGGCGGGCGTGTGCGTGGCTGGCGCGCGAGCACGCGTATTCGTTGCGGCCGACGATCCCGAGCGGGGCGGGCGATCCGTTGGTCCGCTGGCTGGCGTCAAAGGAAGGCGGGCACTGCGAGCTGTTTGCGGGGAGCCTCGTCGTGATGGCGCGGGAGGCGGGATTGGCGGCGCGCGTGATCACGGGTTTCAAGGGCGGCGGGTGGAATGGCTACAGCGGAAATTTCACGGTGCGAAATGCCGACGCGCACGCGTGGTGCGAGGTGTTTGACCCGGCGCGGGGCGGGTGGCTGCGAGTGGATCCGACGCCGGGCGGGACGAACGCGGGGCTGGGCACGGACGCCTTGGGGCCGGTGGCGGCGCGGCGGATCGACCGGAGCTGGGCGGCGCGCTTCGACAGCCTGCGGGTGTTCTGGTATCGCCGCATCGTGAGCTTTGACCAGACGGCGCAGGTGGAGACGTTGCGCGCGTTGAAGACGCGCACGCAGGACGCGGGGCGGGCGTTGCGGGCGTGGCTGGAAAACGCGGGGCGCACGCTGCGCCGCTGGGCGAGTGCGCCGTGGACGCCGGGGCGGGCGGGCCGATGGATCGGCGGAGTGGTCGCACTCGCGACGGCGGGATGGGCGATGCGACGCGGCTGGCGCGCGTGGCGACGCGGCAGTCAGCGGGGAAATCCGGTGCGGCAGGAGGCGGGCCGGTGGCTGGCGCGAGTGGGGTCGATCGCGGGCGGGCGCGAAGAGGAGATGGCGCCGCTGATCGGCGAGTTGCAGCGCTTGCGCTTTGGGCCGGAGGCGGACGGGCCGGAGGCGGAGCGGACGTTCAAGCGGGCGCGCCAGGTGTGGCGGCGGCGAGGGGCGCGCGTCAACGCAGCGTAA
- a CDS encoding DUF58 domain-containing protein, giving the protein MRLKLEGGRKAGRREARERFTWRRALWAVVYPVRQERTVPTLPGWLLMGLAMGVGTAAYNSASNILFITLALLLASLVGSGVLAWINLRRVDWQLDLPGPWRAGQRAVVAVELRNDKRTWPTYALWVDVGAVRERAVVTPASNGRTLRARLAEWNRRDARGRLRQEGRLDGGEMARLEWSFLPDRRGRWVVSLDHVGSAFPFGFLEKARRGECRGERVVWPAPVDYQPVAAGARPQPQGGESEQRAGAGGDLLAVRSYAPGDSHRLIHWKASARAGELLVRQFAQETRDALQLWVNPDAGLWPREEQFEVMVSLAATLAEDLFHAGRLTRVAVGAGAPVALRQAGDLAAFLSELAVVTRAAQPSGTALQWARAREVVTFAPAGARGVEAHINGITTATA; this is encoded by the coding sequence GTGCGCTTGAAACTGGAGGGCGGAAGGAAAGCGGGGCGGCGCGAAGCGCGCGAGCGTTTCACATGGCGACGGGCGTTGTGGGCGGTGGTTTATCCCGTGCGGCAGGAACGCACGGTGCCCACGCTGCCCGGCTGGCTGCTGATGGGGCTCGCGATGGGGGTGGGCACGGCGGCGTATAATTCGGCGAGCAATATTCTGTTCATCACCCTCGCGTTGCTGCTGGCGTCGCTGGTCGGCAGCGGCGTGCTGGCGTGGATCAACCTGCGGCGGGTGGACTGGCAGCTCGATCTGCCGGGACCGTGGCGCGCGGGGCAGCGGGCGGTGGTGGCGGTGGAACTGCGCAACGACAAGCGGACGTGGCCGACGTATGCGTTGTGGGTGGACGTGGGCGCGGTGCGCGAGCGGGCGGTGGTGACGCCGGCGAGCAACGGGCGGACGTTGCGGGCGCGGCTGGCGGAGTGGAACCGGCGCGATGCGCGCGGACGGCTGCGGCAGGAGGGGCGACTGGATGGCGGCGAGATGGCGCGGCTGGAGTGGAGCTTTTTGCCGGACCGGCGCGGGCGCTGGGTGGTGAGCCTCGATCACGTGGGGTCGGCGTTTCCGTTTGGGTTTTTGGAAAAGGCGCGGCGCGGGGAGTGTCGGGGCGAACGGGTGGTGTGGCCGGCGCCGGTGGACTACCAGCCGGTGGCGGCGGGCGCGCGACCGCAACCGCAAGGCGGGGAGTCGGAGCAGCGCGCGGGCGCGGGGGGGGATTTGCTCGCGGTGCGCAGCTACGCGCCGGGCGATTCGCACCGGTTGATTCATTGGAAGGCGAGTGCGCGCGCGGGGGAATTGCTGGTGCGGCAGTTTGCGCAGGAGACGCGCGACGCGTTGCAATTGTGGGTCAACCCGGATGCGGGGCTCTGGCCGCGCGAGGAGCAGTTTGAAGTGATGGTGAGTTTGGCGGCGACCCTCGCGGAGGATTTGTTTCACGCGGGGCGGTTGACGCGGGTGGCGGTGGGCGCGGGAGCGCCGGTGGCGTTGCGGCAGGCGGGCGATCTGGCGGCGTTTTTATCGGAGCTGGCGGTGGTGACGCGGGCGGCGCAGCCGAGCGGGACGGCGCTGCAGTGGGCGCGGGCGCGGGAGGTGGTGACCTTTGCGCCGGCGGGAGCGCGGGGCGTGGAAGCACACATCAATGGCATCACGACGGCCACAGCTTGA